The Fluviicola sp. genome contains a region encoding:
- the rsmH gene encoding 16S rRNA (cytosine(1402)-N(4))-methyltransferase RsmH: MTNNDATYHVPVMLQECLDGLNINPDGVYVDVTFGGGGHSRAIFEKLSSKGKLIVFDQDPDARANAWEAPNFHFVAANFAFLKNHLRVLGIPAVDGILADLGVSSHQFDDAKRGFSIRSNEALDMRMNQAGDFTAAKIVQTYDEEQLAAIFRKYGELDHPFKTAVELVKARNKSKIKTTGELMEALMPVAPKFKDHKFFAQVFQALRIEVNQEMDVLEKFLLQTADVLKPDGRLVVMSYHSLEDRLVKNLMKRGNLDGSIEKDFFGKVLKPFEEVNRKPILPTEEEIQRNTRARSAKLRIAKRVADGK, from the coding sequence ATGACGAATAACGATGCGACATACCACGTGCCTGTCATGCTACAGGAGTGTCTGGATGGATTGAATATCAATCCGGATGGAGTTTATGTGGACGTTACCTTTGGTGGCGGCGGTCATTCCCGTGCAATCTTCGAAAAACTTTCTTCAAAAGGAAAACTGATCGTTTTTGATCAGGATCCGGATGCCCGTGCAAATGCATGGGAAGCTCCGAATTTCCATTTCGTGGCTGCCAATTTTGCTTTTCTGAAAAATCATTTACGTGTTTTGGGTATTCCGGCGGTTGACGGGATTTTAGCGGATCTGGGTGTTTCCTCTCATCAGTTTGATGATGCGAAGCGCGGGTTTTCCATCCGTTCCAATGAGGCTTTGGACATGCGCATGAACCAGGCTGGTGATTTTACGGCTGCAAAAATTGTTCAGACTTACGACGAAGAACAATTGGCTGCAATTTTCAGAAAATACGGCGAATTGGATCATCCGTTCAAGACAGCGGTAGAATTGGTAAAAGCGCGCAATAAATCGAAAATCAAAACTACGGGTGAATTAATGGAGGCTTTGATGCCGGTTGCCCCTAAGTTTAAAGATCATAAATTCTTTGCGCAGGTATTCCAGGCGCTTCGGATTGAGGTGAACCAGGAAATGGATGTGCTGGAGAAATTCTTGTTGCAAACTGCGGATGTGTTGAAGCCTGATGGTCGCCTGGTGGTGATGTCTTATCATTCCCTGGAAGATCGCCTGGTGAAAAACCTGATGAAGCGTGGTAACCTGGATGGTTCGATTGAAAAGGATTTCTTCGGGAAAGTGTTGAAGCCTTTTGAGGAGGTGAATCGCAAACCGATCCTTCCGACGGAAGAAGAGATTCAAAGAAATACGCGTGCGCGAAGTGCGAAGTTGAGAATTGCAAAAAGGGTAGCGGATGGAAAATGA
- the mraZ gene encoding division/cell wall cluster transcriptional repressor MraZ — protein MAGLVGEFEVKLDGKGRFLFPAGLRKQLSPEAQEQFMLNKGFEECLTLYPMNEWEKLSLKLSKLNLFKPQNRMFYRLFHQGAKQIALDNAGRILIPVMHMERVGLDKDVMLIAYNDRIEIWDKSKYFELIDGNMADFADLADEVMGDLGNDDE, from the coding sequence ATGGCTGGACTTGTCGGAGAATTTGAGGTGAAGCTGGACGGAAAAGGGAGATTTCTCTTTCCTGCCGGTCTGCGCAAACAACTTTCTCCGGAAGCTCAGGAACAATTCATGTTGAATAAAGGTTTCGAGGAATGTTTGACGCTTTACCCCATGAACGAATGGGAGAAGTTGTCACTGAAATTGTCGAAGCTGAATTTGTTCAAACCACAGAACCGTATGTTCTACCGCTTGTTTCATCAGGGGGCAAAGCAGATTGCGCTGGATAATGCCGGTCGTATTCTGATCCCGGTGATGCACATGGAACGGGTTGGTTTGGATAAGGATGTGATGCTGATCGCATACAACGACCGAATTGAGATCTGGGACAAGTCCAAATACTTCGAGTTGATCGATGGAAACATGGCTGATTTTGCTGATTTGGCAGATGAAGTAATGGGTGATTTGGGGAATGATGACGAATAA